Within the Achromobacter spanius genome, the region CGCCGGCCCCGGTGGCCAGTCGGCGGTGGAACACTTCGCCCGCCATGGCTTGACTGACCCCGACGCGCAAGAGCAGATCCGCCAGCGCGCCAACTACTTCCCGAACCTGGTGCCTGCCGTTCCCGCGCGCTACACGCGCATCATGCACGGCGATCAGGTCCGCATTGGCGGCCACGACTGGCGCGTGATCGTGGGCTATGGGCATGCGCCCGAGCATGCGTCGCTGTTTTCGCCCGACCTGAATGTGCTGATCTCCGGCGACATGGTCTTGCCGCGCATCTCGACCAACGTCAGCGTGTTCGACTACGAACCCGACGCCAACCCCCTGCCCCTGTACCTGCGGTCGCTGGACGGCTACGCCGGCCTGCCTCGCGACACGCTGGTGCTGCCGTCGCACGGCCGGCCGTTCAAGGGCCTGCATGAGCGCATCGCGCAGCAGCACGAGCACCACCGCGACCGCCTGGCCGAAGTGCTGGAGGCGTGCGCGGCGCAGCCGCAGTCAACCTCCGACATCGTGCCCGTGCTGTTCAAGCGCAAGCTGGACCTGCACCAACTGACCTTCGCCATGGGCGAGGCGCTGGCGCACCTGCATGCGCTTTATTTCGAAGGCAAGCTGAAACGCGCGACCGGCGCGGACGGCATCGTGCGGTTCACGGCGGCCTGAGCGGCAAGCAAGACGCGGTCGGCCAGACGCGGTCGGCCAGACGCGGTCGGCTAGACGCGGTCGGCCAGACGCGGCAAGCAAGACGTAGCAAGCAAGGCGGGTTCCAGGCGGAACCCGTCCCGGTCAGCGCGTGGCGGTGGCCAGCCTGACGGCCAGGCCCACGAACACCAAGGCGGCGATGCGGTTCAACCATCGCTTGGCCGTCACCGAGCGTTGCAGCAGTTCGCCAAAGGCGCCGGAAAAGAAGGCGATGGCGCCAAACACCAACAGCGTCGACACGATGAACACGGCGCCCAACTGCATGACCTGCAAGCCCACCGGACCCAGCGCGGGCGTGGTGAACTGCGGCAGGAAGGCAAAGAAGAACAGCAGCACCTTGGGGTTGGTCAGGTTCATGACGATGCCGCGACGGTACAGCGCGCCGGGTTTCAAGGGCTCGGGCGCCTTGCCGGCATCGGACTCCACCGGCGCGCGCAGGATCTGCCAGGCCAGATAGGTCAGGTACGCCGCGCCCGCCAGCTTCAGCGCCGTAAACGCCACGGGCGACGCCGCGAACACGGCGGCAAGCCCCAGGGCGACGGCGGCCGTGTGGCCCAGCAGCCCGGTGCATAGCCCCAGCACCACCAGCATGCCCGCCTTGCGTCCCCAGATGGCCGATTGCATCAGCACGAATACATTGTCCGGCCCGGGCGTCAGCGCGAGCAGAACGGCAATACCGAAAAATGCGGTCAGGGTGTCTAGGGGCAGCATGGGTGTGGCCTGTCAGGGGTGGGCGCCGGTCAGCAGGAGAATGGCATCATAAGGGCAAAATCCACACCGTTCAGCCCCGGCACGGGACACAAAGGACAGAGACACGCCATGACGACACACGCCGCGCAAAGCCAGCAAGCCCCTGAGGATGAAGCCGCAAAGCCTGACGCCGCGAAGCCTGACGCGCTCCTTGATGCGCACCCCGACGCCGTGCTGCAAGGCCTGCTGCTTGCCCGGCATAGTTGCCGCGCTTTCCTGCCCGCGCCGGTGCCGCGCAATGTCATCGAACGCATCTTGACGCTGGCGCAGCGCACGGCGTCCTGGTGCAACTGCCAGCCCTGGCAGGTGGCCATTACCGAAGGCGCCGGCACCGAGCGCTTGCGCGCGGCGCTGCAAGCGCGGGCGCAAGCCGTCAACGCCAGCCCCGGCTTCACGCCTGACTTCCCTTTCCCCCGCGAATACCGCAACGAATACCTGGCGCGTCGCCGGGAATCGGGCTTCCAGTTGTACGGCGCGGTGGGCGTGGCGCGCGGTGACCGCGACGCCTACCGCCAGCAGGAAATGCGCAATTTCCAGCTGTTCGACGCGCCGCACGTGGCCATCATCACCACCGATGAGGCGCTTGGCGAATACGGCGCGATGGACTGCGGCGGCTACGTCGCCAACTTCCTGCTGGCGGCCCAGGCCAACGGCGTGGCCACGGTGGCACAGGCTTCGCTGGCCATGTATCCGGAAGTGCTGCGCGAGGTGATGGGCATCGGCTCCGACCGGCGCGTGGTCTGCGGCATTTCCTTCGGCTACGCCGACGCCGCGCATCCGGCCAACAGCTACCGCACGCGGCGCGCCGAATTGCCGGAAATCGCAAGCTGGGTTTCTGGCTAAGCATGCGGGCTGAAGATCCGCCCTGAGGACATACGCCCTCACGCCTGATATGGTTCATGCTGTCTGCCGCTTGCCTGGCTCCGTTGGCCCCGTTCGGCCCTGTTCATTCCTCCAGCATTCCTCTTGAAGATGACCTCCAAACACATCGATACGGTATTGCAGCACGCGGGCACCGCCCCGTTCGACCCCGAAACCGGGACGGCACCCGTGCCGCTGCCGCCCATGCGCGCCAGCACCGTGCGGTTCCGGAACCTGGCCGCGTTGGAGCAGGCGCAGCACAGCAAGGCCGCCGGCGGCCGCGCCACCACCTACGGCCGCATGGGCATGGATACCCACGCCGCGCTGGAGGAGGTCTTCACGCAGCTGGAAGGCGGCACGCATTGCTATCTGGCCTCGTCGGGCCTGTCGGCGATGACGATGGTGATGATGGCGCTGTGCTCGGCGGGCGACCATGCCCTGATTTCCGATTGCGTCTACGGCCCGATGCGCGAGCTGGACGACGCGGTGCTCAAGCGCATGAACATCAGCATCACCTACTTCGCGGCCAGTGAAGACCTGGACGCCCTGGTGCAGCCCAACACCAAGCTGCTGTACGTGGAATCGCCGGGTTCACTGCTGTTCGAAATGCTGGACATGGGCGCGATGGCGGCCGTGGCCAAGCGCCACGGCCTGGTGCTGGCCACCGACAACACCTGGGGCTCCGGCTATATCTACCGCCCGCTGACGCTGGGGGCGCAAGTGTCCGTCATTGCCGGCACGAAGTACGTGGGCGGCCATTCCGACCTGATGCTGGGCGCGGTGGTGACGAACGACGAGGCCATCGCCAAAAAGCTGAACCGCACGCAGTATGCGATGGGCTATTCCATCAGCGCCGACGATGCCTGGCTGGCGTTGCGCGGTGTACGCACCATGCCGATCCGCATGGCGCAACACGCGCGCCATGCCATGCAAGTGTGCGAATTCTTCAAGAGCCGCCCCGAAACCGTGCGCCTGTTCCATCCGGCCTGGCCCGAAGATCCGGGCCACGCGCTGTGGCAGCGCGATTGCACCGGCTCCAACGGCATGCTGTCTGTCGAGCTGCGTCTGTCGCCTGCCGCGGCGGGCGCCTTCGTGGATGCGCTGACTTTATTCGGCATAGGCTTTTCGTGGGGCGGCTATGAAAGCCTGGTGCAACTGGTGTCGCCCAAGGACCTGTCCACGCATCGCTATTGGGGCGAAGGCGACAACGCGCTGGTGCGCTTGCACATCGGCCTGGAGTCGCCGGACGACATCATTGCCGACCTGACCCAGGCGCTGGAGAAGGCCGCGGCGGTCAGCGTATAACCCTGACGCCGCCGCGATGGCTTCACA harbors:
- a CDS encoding MBL fold metallo-hydrolase, with amino-acid sequence MNPNEQKLQYPWADFQPEAGRAHVVAEGVKWIRMPLPFALDHINLWLLRDNIDGQDGWTIVDCGISRDEVKSLWEDVFKNELEGLPVLRVLVTHMHPDHIGLAHWLCERWNARLWMTMTDFMVASLWSSRRNDAGAGPGGQSAVEHFARHGLTDPDAQEQIRQRANYFPNLVPAVPARYTRIMHGDQVRIGGHDWRVIVGYGHAPEHASLFSPDLNVLISGDMVLPRISTNVSVFDYEPDANPLPLYLRSLDGYAGLPRDTLVLPSHGRPFKGLHERIAQQHEHHRDRLAEVLEACAAQPQSTSDIVPVLFKRKLDLHQLTFAMGEALAHLHALYFEGKLKRATGADGIVRFTAA
- a CDS encoding LysE family translocator, with amino-acid sequence MLPLDTLTAFFGIAVLLALTPGPDNVFVLMQSAIWGRKAGMLVVLGLCTGLLGHTAAVALGLAAVFAASPVAFTALKLAGAAYLTYLAWQILRAPVESDAGKAPEPLKPGALYRRGIVMNLTNPKVLLFFFAFLPQFTTPALGPVGLQVMQLGAVFIVSTLLVFGAIAFFSGAFGELLQRSVTAKRWLNRIAALVFVGLAVRLATATR
- a CDS encoding nitroreductase, yielding MTTHAAQSQQAPEDEAAKPDAAKPDALLDAHPDAVLQGLLLARHSCRAFLPAPVPRNVIERILTLAQRTASWCNCQPWQVAITEGAGTERLRAALQARAQAVNASPGFTPDFPFPREYRNEYLARRRESGFQLYGAVGVARGDRDAYRQQEMRNFQLFDAPHVAIITTDEALGEYGAMDCGGYVANFLLAAQANGVATVAQASLAMYPEVLREVMGIGSDRRVVCGISFGYADAAHPANSYRTRRAELPEIASWVSG
- the metC gene encoding cystathionine beta-lyase, which produces MTSKHIDTVLQHAGTAPFDPETGTAPVPLPPMRASTVRFRNLAALEQAQHSKAAGGRATTYGRMGMDTHAALEEVFTQLEGGTHCYLASSGLSAMTMVMMALCSAGDHALISDCVYGPMRELDDAVLKRMNISITYFAASEDLDALVQPNTKLLYVESPGSLLFEMLDMGAMAAVAKRHGLVLATDNTWGSGYIYRPLTLGAQVSVIAGTKYVGGHSDLMLGAVVTNDEAIAKKLNRTQYAMGYSISADDAWLALRGVRTMPIRMAQHARHAMQVCEFFKSRPETVRLFHPAWPEDPGHALWQRDCTGSNGMLSVELRLSPAAAGAFVDALTLFGIGFSWGGYESLVQLVSPKDLSTHRYWGEGDNALVRLHIGLESPDDIIADLTQALEKAAAVSV